The Meiothermus sp. genome segment CGATACAGTGATCACCCGTAAAGCCAGCGCGCGTATCGGCGAGTACGCCGCCCGGCTGGCCATGAGCCGCCCGCGCAAGCAGCTCCATGTGGCCCACAAGGCCAACGTGCTGCCCATGACCCAGGGCCTATTCATGAACACCGTGCAGGCCGAAGCAGCCCGTTTTCCCGAGGTCAAGACCCAGGACATCATCATTGACAACTGCGCCATGCAGCTGGTGCGCAACCCCGAGCGCTTCGATGTGATCGTGACCACCAACCTGTTTGGCGACATCATCTCCGACCTGACCGCGGGGCTGGTGGGTGGGCTGGGCATTGCGGCCAGCGGCAACATCGGCACCCAGCACGCGGTTTTCGAGCCGGTGCACGGCAGCGCACCCGACATCGCGGGGCGGGGTATTGCCAACCCGGCGGCCACCATCCTGTCGGCGGTGATGATGCTGGATCACCTGGGCGAGCACGCAACCGCGCGCCGGGTAGAAGCAGCGGTGGACAAGGTACTTGCAGAGGGCCCCCGTACCCCCGACCTGGGTGGCAACGCCACCACCCTCCAGTTTGCCGAGGCAGTGGCCAGGGCTTTATGAGAAGCCCGGAGCCGTCCCATTCCACTTGAATTACTGGCTCCCGAGCACAAAAAAAGCTTTACTGGCCAGTTCTGGATTCCACCGCCTACCGTCGGGCCGGTTGATTTTGGTTAAGAAACGATGTTCAAATGCACCGCCGCAAGGTTAAGACCTGAGCTAAAGTGGTCAGTATGGGCCCTGCTACGCAGATTTACCGTGCTATACTGACACATAGTTTGAGATTTATGTGGGAAAGGGGGCAGCGTGCGTGATTTTTTTGGCGGGTTGCTGAGACCCAGGGTCGAGGCACTTGGCCTCGAGATTGGATCGGCCAACATAAAGATGGTCGAGCTGTCCGGAACTCCCCCCAGCCTGAAGAACTTGAGCATCAGGCCCACCCCGCTGGGGGTTATTCAGGAGGGTTCGATCATCGAGCCGGGTGCGCTGGCCGATGCCATCAAAGAGATGCTGGCCGAGATGCGTACCCGCAAGCGCTACGTGGTCACGGCTGCCAGCAACCTGGCCGTCATTACCCGTACCTTGCAGGTACCCAAGATGCCCCTCAAGCAGATGGAAGAGGCAGTGCGCTGGGAGGCCGAGCGTTACATCCCCTTCCCGATTGACGAGGTCGTCCTGGATTATGCACCCCTGGATCCCCTCGAGGCCATCCCGGAAGGCGAGCAGATGGACGTGGTGGTGGGGGCAGCCCGGCAAGAGACTGTGGCCAGCCTGGTCGAGGCCCTCAAGGCAGCCGGTCTGGAACCCCTGATCATTGACGTGAAGCCCTTCGCCGGGCTGCGCACCTTGAGCGGGCGGCTGGTCGCTACCGACCGAGAGCCCATCACCCTGTTTCTCGAGATTGGCGCCGAGTCCTCGGCTCTGGTGCTTACCCGGGGTGAGCGGCTGCTCCTCAACCGCGTCATCAACCTGTCGGGCAAGGACTTCACCGCCGCCATCTCCAAGGCTTTCAACCTCGATGCAGTCGCCGCTGAGGATGCCAAGAAAAACTACGGTCTGGCCACCATCCCCACCGAGGATGAAGACCTGCTCCTGGACTTCGACGCCGAGCGCGAGCGCTTCAACCCGGCCCGCATGTACGACGCCATTCGGCCGGTGCTGGTCGAGCTCACTACCGAGCTGCGCCGAAGCCTGGAGTTCTTCCGGGTGCAAGTAGGCGACCTGGGGGTAGACCAGGGCTTTGTGGCCGGGGGGGGCAGCAAGCTGCGCAGCCTGGTACCCCTGCTGGCCGATACGCTGGGCATTCCACTGGAAATCGCCGACCCCTGGCAAGGCATCCAGATTGATAAGAGCCGCTTCGACCTGGAATACCTGCGCAGTCTGTCGCCGGAGTTCACGGTTCCGGTGGGGCTGGCCCTACGGGGGGTGAACCCGCTTGATTAAACTCAACCTCCTCCCTAAAAACCTGCGCCGCCGGGTCGAGCCCGGCTGGTGGCGGCTCGCCGCTGCTGCGGTGGTGCTGGCCGTGCTGGGGACGGTCGCCTTTCTCCACCTGTCCACCCTCTCGCGGGTACAGGCCCTGGAGAACCAGCGCGACCAGCTTCAGGTAGAAGTAGATGTGCTGCGGCCTTTTATCGCCGAACAAAACCGCCTGAACCAGCAACAGCGCGAGCTTGAGCAGTTGCTTTCGGTACGCAACCAGTTGCGCGAACGCTTCGTGCCCTGGTCGGACAACCTGGCCCAGGTTATCAACCAAATACCACGGGAGGGCCGCCGCTTTGGAGTAGCCCTGCGCAGCATTGGCACCAAAGCCCTCACCCCACAAGAGACCCAGAACAACGTGCAAAACGGGGTCTACGATGGCAAACCGGTTAATGTGGAGTTCAACCTCCAGGGCGAGGCCATCGGCCAGAATGCGCTGATTCGTTTCGTAGAGGCTTTCGAGACCTCGCCGCGCTTTGGCATCAACTTCCAGAACGCCAGCCTCGACCAACAAAGGCAGCTCTACACCTTTGGAGCGACCGTGGGTCTGGTCGGCCAAGCCCCGGCAACCGCCAGCAACACGACAGGAGGTGAAGGCAGTGGTAGCCCTTCTCGCTAGAATGGGCCAGCGTGAGTGGGCCATTGTCGCCATGGTGGCGGCCGTGTTGCTGGGCCTGATGTGGTACTTCCTGATAACCCAGCCCCTGCAGGGCCGCATCCCAGAGATTCAGGCCGAAGTCGATCGCCTGACCACCGAACGGGATCGGGGTCGCGCAGCCCAACGGGCGCTGCCTCAGTTGCGTGAAACCATCGCCCGCTTGGATGCCGAACGCCAGCAGTTCCTGCGCGAGTTGCCGCCCACCGAGCAGCTAGGCCGGGTGCTGAGTTCCCTGGCCCAGACCGCCCGCGAGAGCGGGGTGGTCTTGCGCACCCTCAGCCGCGGGGCAGGCGACAACCAGGGCGTAGCCAACGTGCGGGCCACCAACCTGGCCATGCAGGTCGAGTCTCCCTTCCCCGAGTTATATGTGTTCTTGCGCAACCTCGAGGGCTTCCAGCGCTTCGCTACGGTCTCGGGGCTCAACCTGACCCTCGGGGGGAGTGCTACCGCTACGGTAGGCCAGGCCACCAACCCCACCATCAACACCAGCCTGACCATGACCGTCTACACCTACACCGGACAGGCCCAGCCGGCCCAGGGTGGACAACCCCCACAGCCGGGTCAGCCTGGCCAGCCCGGAGGTCAGCCATGAACTTCCTCCAGCGCATGCCCCAATCGGCCAAGGTGGCTCTGGTGGCAGCCCTGTTGGTGGGGGCCGTGGCGACCTGGTATCTGGGCTTCTTCCGGCCCAGCCAGACTGCGCAGCAGCCCACCACCCCGACCCCCACACCTGCGCCGGTGGAGCCAGGCACGGCCACCAACCCCGCTACACCTCCTACCACCACCGCCCGGCCCCTCGAGGTGCTTCCCTTGCCCTTCCTGGTCACGGAAGCTGCCCGGCCCACCGAGCCAGCAGATCGGGGCGAAATTCCTGCCAGCGCGGCTTTGACCCGGCCTCGGGTAACGGTGCCGCCCAACCCCTTTGTACCCCTGGTCATCGAAACCACGCCGCCTGCCGTGGCCCAGCCCACCGGGCCGGCCCCGGCTATCGTCAGCCGGCCAACCCCCACCCCTCCGGTGGTTTCGCAACCCATCCCGAGCCAGATGGCCCGGGTGCAGGTGCGCCAGCCCGCCACCCCGTTGCCGCGCCCCAGCCTGCCGGGCACCCGGCCCACACCTGGGGTCACGACCTCTCCCACCAGCACCGCAACCCCTCCCACCCCCCCCTCCGGTCAGGCTCGCCTGGCCCAGGGGACTTCCCGTGCTAGCTTGCCTGGCTTGGTTAGCCTGGGTTCGGGTTCGCTGCCCATCCGGCTGGCCCCCCTGGACCGTGAACTGACCACCGTCCTGAGCGAAACCCCCAAGGAAGCAGCAGCCCTGGATATCGAACCTGGGACGGCCACTGCCACCGGCAGTGGCAGCCTGGATTTCGCGCGGGCCGAGATTGACGCCCGGCTGACCCAGGTGCTCGAGCCCCGCAGCAGCCTGGCCAGGGGCCAGGAAGCTGTACAGGAGAGCAACCTGGCCCGTTTCGTGCGCGAGCAAAACCTGAAGCTCTCGGGCGTAGTACTGGGGCCAACCAGCGTGGCCATTTTCCAGAGCAAAGATGGCTTTACGGTGCTGCCCGTGGGCCGTACCCTTCCCGGAAGCGATGTGCTGCTCAGAAGCCTGAGCGCCAAAGAAGCCCTCTTGGTACAAGGTTCGGAAACCCTGAACCTGACGATGGATAACCCCTAGGCGGTGAATATGAAGCGTTTTCTTGCCCTTTTGGTGGTGTTGAGTCTGGCGCTGGCCCAGGGTACTTTGCCCCGGGATGCGCGCTTCGACCAACCCGTAAGCAACATTGGCACCAACCTTCCCTTGCCCACCTTGCTCGACGCCCTGGCCCGCAGTGTGGGGCTCTCCCCCATCCTGCGCGATGTGCCTAACGTCAACGTCACGGCAGATATCGACAAAAAGCCCTTCCGTCAGGTCTGGGAACTGCTAATCAACACCTACGGGGACGGACGTATCACCTACGCCCTCCTGGACAACAACGTCATCGTGGTAGGGCCGAAGGAAGTAGTGGATCGGGCCCGTGGTCAAACCACCCAGCCTACCCCACAACCCAGCGAGCCGGTTGCGCGCGAGTTCTATCAGGTGCGCTCGGGCGACCCGGCTGCGCTGGCCAACTTTGTGCAACAAGAGGTCCCGGGCGTTACGGTACGCGCCGTACCCGGCCAAAATGTCCTCTCCATCAGCGGCCCCGCCCGCCAGGTGACCGAGGCCCTCAACTTCCTGCAGCGCATAGATGTGCCCAGGGCCACCGTGGCCGCCGCGCCGGTAGTACAAAAATCCTTCGCTCTATCCCATGCGCGCGCCAGTGAGCTAGCGGATGTACTGAGCAAGGCCATTGCCGCCCAGGCCCAAGGCCAGGCCGCGCCCGCGCAAGGGCAGGCCCAGGCCGCAGCCCCTGCCGCACCCCAGGTCACGGTGGTAGCCGAACCCCGCACCAACACAATCATCGTGACCGGCTCGGCCGAGCAGATTGCCCTGGCCGAGCGCCTGATTCCCACCCTGGACCGCCCTGTTCAGCAAGTCCAGTTGCAAATTCGAGTACAGGCAGTCTCGGGCGAGGTCATCCGCAACCTCGGCATCAAATGGGAGACCGTCTCGGGGGGCAACCTGATTGCCAGCTTCCTCTCCACGGGCCTCAACCTGATTTTTGATGCCACCCGCAGCCTGGCCTCGCTTAACATCCGGGCGGTGCTGGATGCCCTGGAGAAGCAGCAGCTTTCCCGCCGCTTGAGCGATGCCAATGTGCTGGTAGAAGACAACTACGGGGCCGATACCTCCGACCTGCGGGCCACTGGGGCACGGGGCGCGGAGATTAAGGTAGGCGGCCGTCTTCTGATTCCCATTAAGATTAGTGACCAGGTTTCGGTACGCGAGTTCGACTATGGGCTGCTGGTGCGGGTGCGTCCGCAAATCTCGGCCGATGGGAATATCTTGCTCGAGGTCTACACCCAGACCGGCGGCGACCCTGCCGATGGCCCCGCAGGCAGCATCCGTATCCCTCAACAATCCACCCTCTCCAAGCTCCGCATCCGCGACGGCCAGACGGTGGTGTTGGGTGGCCTGATTCAAAAGGTTACCGACACCTCCGAGAGCAAGGTTCCTCTGTTGGGCGACATTCCCCTGTTGGGCGAGCTTTTCAAACAGCGCACCTCCTCCATTAAGGACGATGAACTGATCGTGATTATTACCGGCAACATCGTCAAGGACGCTGCCCAACGCTAAAGCATCGCTCCGCCTTACAAGCCGGGTTTTTTGTCCCGGCTTTTTTGTTTGATTTGAACCCCGTGCCGGTATGATGGCAGATTCGGTTAGTTCGTCACCGAATGGAGACGCTTTCTTCGCCGACCGACAGGGAGGGGTGTGCTCTAGCATTCAAAAAGACAACCTATGGGTTTTTGGTTTTGTGAACTGTCTTTTTGAATCTGGTATGAGTTCTGGTTGCTCGAGCTACCCCGGCCCCCAAAAAACGCCCTTCACAGACGTGGCCGCCCATCCTGGGCCACAGTTCTCTTCAGAACCTCTATCTCTACAAACCCAGCCACCGACCATTGACCATAGACCCTGGACGCTCTTACTTTGGACATCACGGCTGGTTGTGCTAGATTCTGTTCATGCGTTTTCTAACTGCTGGAGAATCCCACGGGCCGCAGCTTACTGGTATCGTGGAGGGCCTGCCCAGCCAGCTACCCCTGACGGTAGAAGACATCAACCCCTGGCTCAAGAAACGCCAGGGGGGGTATGGGCGTGGGCGACGGATGGTGATCGAGACCGACACGGTAGAGTTCATGAGCGGGGTGCGGGCCGGACGTACCACCGGCGCCCCGGTGACGCTGGTAATCAAGAACGCCGACTACCGCAACTGGCTCGAGATTATGGATCCAGCCCCCGGCAACGAGCCACGCAAGAAAGCCCTCACCGCTGCCAGGCCCGGCCACGCCGACCTGGCGGGCGGGGTTAAGTACGGACACAAAGATTTGCGCGATGTGCTCGAGCGGGCCTCGGCCCGCGAGACCGCCATGCGCGTTGCGGTGGGAGCGATTGCCCACAAGCTGCTCTCGTTTTTTGGGGTAGAGAGTGCCTCTTTTGTAGATGGCATGGCCGGGGTCTGGAGTGAAGTACCGTTCGACTGGAGTCTGAAGGAACGCATCGAGGAAAGCCCGGTACGAATGACCGATCCCCAGGCCGAAGCCGAGGTTATCCGCCGGGTGGACGAGGCCAAGGCCGGGGGCGACACCCTCGGGGGTATTATCGAGGTCCGCTTTAAGGGGCTGGTCATGGGGCTGGGTTCCCAGATGCACTGGGAACGCAAGCTCGACGGGCGCATCGCCCAGATGGTCATGAGCATCCCGGCCATTAAGGGGGTAGAAATCGGCACCGGCTTTGGCAACGCCATGAAACTGGGTTCACAAGTCCACGACCCCATCTACTGGGAAGATAGCCGAGGCTACTACCGCCAGAGCAACCGCGCCGGCGGCACCGAAGCCGGCATGACCACCGGAGAGGAACTGGTCGTGCGGGCCGCCCTCAAACCTATCGCCACGCTGATGAAGCCGCTGCCCACGGTGGACGTGGTTACCCACCAGCCCGCCGACGCGGCCCGCGAGCGCTCCGACGTGACCGCCGTACCCGCAGCCAGCGTGATTCTAGAAGCGCTGGTGGGCATCGTGCTGGCCCAGGCCTACCTGGAAAAGTTTGGTGGCGACACCCTGGACGAGCTGGTTGAGCGGGTCGAACGATACAAAGAGCGGGTGCTGGCGTACTAGCTTCCGCTTGAGTGCTCGCAATTCCCCAGAAATCGGGGAAGCATAAAAGGAAATATTGGTGAAAAACAGCAAAAAACAGCAACACAAGGGGGGCGCTGGCTTTGGACTGAACCCTTCGTCTGCGCCCATCTGCATTGCACATCTTCTCCCACCAACCCCCAACCCCCGGCCTCCAACCCCCTTTTATGATTGAGATTGAGCGCCCCGTGACCTGGGTAGCCCTCACGGGTTTTATGGGGGTGGGCAAGAGCCGCATCGGGCGGGAACTGGCTCGCGAACTCATGCTGCACTTTATCGACCTGGATCGGTATATCGAGCGTGAGATGGGCCTCTCAGTTGCCGACATTTTCCGCCACCTCGGCGAGCCCACCTTTCGCCAACTCGAGGCCGAGGCCGTAAATGAACTTACCCAAAAAGATTTTCTGGTACTCTCACTGGGAGGGGGCACCTTCGTGAACGCAGAAAACCGCCAGCGGCTGTTGCGACGGGGGCCGGTGGTGGCACTGTGGGCCAGCCCGGAGACCATCCTCGAGCGGGTCAGCCGCCGCCCCGGACAGCGCCCGATGCTCGAGAACCCCGATCCCCTCGAGCGCATCCAGAGGCTCCTGGCCGAACGAGAGTCTATCTACCGCCAGGCCACCCTACATGTCTCTACCGATGGTCGACGGATTCCCGACGTAGTAGACGAGATTATTGACCGACTGTGGGATTATGCGGAAGCTGAAGATTAAACACCCCATCCCCTACCCGATCCATATCGGGTTCGACCTCGAGGTACCCCAGGCCGAAGGCCCCCGGGCCATGATTTTCGACCTGGCCGTACAGGACTACGCCAAGAAGCTGGCCGCCCGGCTGGATATTTCAGCGGGCCTGGGCCTGCCGGGCGGCGAGGGCGTGAAGAGCCTGGCCGCCTACGGCAAAGCCCTATCCTGGCTGGCGCAGCAGGCCCTTCCCCGCGACACCACCCTCTATATTGTGGGCGGCGGCTCCCTCACCGACCTGGGAGGGTTTATTGCGGCCACTTACCTGCGGGGCGTGAGTTATATCAGCCTGCCCACCACCACCCTGGCCATGGTAGATGCCTCGCTGGGCAACAAAACCGGCATCAACCTGCCGGAGGGTAAAAACCTGGTGGGGGCCTTCCATGCCCCCGAGGGCGTCTATGCCGATCTCGAGACCCTTCAAACCCTTCCCCTCCCCACCTTCAAGCAGGGGCTGGTCGAAGCCTTCAAGCACGGCCTCATCGCCGGGGACGAACTGCTGGTGAATGTGGAACCGCTCTCGCTGGATTGGGAAGGTTTCGAGAACTACCTGGCCCGCGCCATCGCGGTCAAGTTGCAGATTGTGGAGGCCGACCCCACCGAGCAAAACGAGCGCCGCAAGCTAAACCTGGGGCACACCCTGGCCCATGCCCTCGAGGGCGCCACCTTTGGCACCATGCCCCACGGGGTCGCGGTGGCCTACGGCCTGCTCTTTGCGGCCCTGCTGGGCCGTGCCCACGGCGGCAACGACCTGGTGCCCACCGTACTCAAGCTGTTGCAGTGGCTCTCCCCGCCCCCGCCCCCCCGCTTTAGCTGGGACGACCTGACTCCCTTCCTCAGCCGGGACAAGAAAAAGGTGGGCAAGGCCCTCAACTGGGTGGTACCCAAGGACATGGGCTGGCTCGAGATTCACCCGGTACTGCAAGAGGTACTGCTGGGCTGCTAC includes the following:
- a CDS encoding isocitrate/isopropylmalate dehydrogenase family protein yields the protein MSKSYKICLIEGDGIGHEVIPAARLVLEATGLRLEFVEAQAGWETFERIGISVPEETLEAVTHTDATLFGAATSPTQKVPGFFGAIRYMRRKLDLFANVRPAKHHPVPGSRPGVDLVVVRENTEGLYVEQERSYLDGEIAIADTVITRKASARIGEYAARLAMSRPRKQLHVAHKANVLPMTQGLFMNTVQAEAARFPEVKTQDIIIDNCAMQLVRNPERFDVIVTTNLFGDIISDLTAGLVGGLGIAASGNIGTQHAVFEPVHGSAPDIAGRGIANPAATILSAVMMLDHLGEHATARRVEAAVDKVLAEGPRTPDLGGNATTLQFAEAVARAL
- the pilM gene encoding type IV pilus assembly protein PilM is translated as MRDFFGGLLRPRVEALGLEIGSANIKMVELSGTPPSLKNLSIRPTPLGVIQEGSIIEPGALADAIKEMLAEMRTRKRYVVTAASNLAVITRTLQVPKMPLKQMEEAVRWEAERYIPFPIDEVVLDYAPLDPLEAIPEGEQMDVVVGAARQETVASLVEALKAAGLEPLIIDVKPFAGLRTLSGRLVATDREPITLFLEIGAESSALVLTRGERLLLNRVINLSGKDFTAAISKAFNLDAVAAEDAKKNYGLATIPTEDEDLLLDFDAERERFNPARMYDAIRPVLVELTTELRRSLEFFRVQVGDLGVDQGFVAGGGSKLRSLVPLLADTLGIPLEIADPWQGIQIDKSRFDLEYLRSLSPEFTVPVGLALRGVNPLD
- a CDS encoding flagellar protein FliT — encoded protein: MIKLNLLPKNLRRRVEPGWWRLAAAAVVLAVLGTVAFLHLSTLSRVQALENQRDQLQVEVDVLRPFIAEQNRLNQQQRELEQLLSVRNQLRERFVPWSDNLAQVINQIPREGRRFGVALRSIGTKALTPQETQNNVQNGVYDGKPVNVEFNLQGEAIGQNALIRFVEAFETSPRFGINFQNASLDQQRQLYTFGATVGLVGQAPATASNTTGGEGSGSPSR
- a CDS encoding type 4a pilus biogenesis protein PilO; its protein translation is MVALLARMGQREWAIVAMVAAVLLGLMWYFLITQPLQGRIPEIQAEVDRLTTERDRGRAAQRALPQLRETIARLDAERQQFLRELPPTEQLGRVLSSLAQTARESGVVLRTLSRGAGDNQGVANVRATNLAMQVESPFPELYVFLRNLEGFQRFATVSGLNLTLGGSATATVGQATNPTINTSLTMTVYTYTGQAQPAQGGQPPQPGQPGQPGGQP
- a CDS encoding secretin N-terminal domain-containing protein translates to MKRFLALLVVLSLALAQGTLPRDARFDQPVSNIGTNLPLPTLLDALARSVGLSPILRDVPNVNVTADIDKKPFRQVWELLINTYGDGRITYALLDNNVIVVGPKEVVDRARGQTTQPTPQPSEPVAREFYQVRSGDPAALANFVQQEVPGVTVRAVPGQNVLSISGPARQVTEALNFLQRIDVPRATVAAAPVVQKSFALSHARASELADVLSKAIAAQAQGQAAPAQGQAQAAAPAAPQVTVVAEPRTNTIIVTGSAEQIALAERLIPTLDRPVQQVQLQIRVQAVSGEVIRNLGIKWETVSGGNLIASFLSTGLNLIFDATRSLASLNIRAVLDALEKQQLSRRLSDANVLVEDNYGADTSDLRATGARGAEIKVGGRLLIPIKISDQVSVREFDYGLLVRVRPQISADGNILLEVYTQTGGDPADGPAGSIRIPQQSTLSKLRIRDGQTVVLGGLIQKVTDTSESKVPLLGDIPLLGELFKQRTSSIKDDELIVIITGNIVKDAAQR
- the aroC gene encoding chorismate synthase — encoded protein: MRFLTAGESHGPQLTGIVEGLPSQLPLTVEDINPWLKKRQGGYGRGRRMVIETDTVEFMSGVRAGRTTGAPVTLVIKNADYRNWLEIMDPAPGNEPRKKALTAARPGHADLAGGVKYGHKDLRDVLERASARETAMRVAVGAIAHKLLSFFGVESASFVDGMAGVWSEVPFDWSLKERIEESPVRMTDPQAEAEVIRRVDEAKAGGDTLGGIIEVRFKGLVMGLGSQMHWERKLDGRIAQMVMSIPAIKGVEIGTGFGNAMKLGSQVHDPIYWEDSRGYYRQSNRAGGTEAGMTTGEELVVRAALKPIATLMKPLPTVDVVTHQPADAARERSDVTAVPAASVILEALVGIVLAQAYLEKFGGDTLDELVERVERYKERVLAY
- a CDS encoding shikimate kinase: MIEIERPVTWVALTGFMGVGKSRIGRELARELMLHFIDLDRYIEREMGLSVADIFRHLGEPTFRQLEAEAVNELTQKDFLVLSLGGGTFVNAENRQRLLRRGPVVALWASPETILERVSRRPGQRPMLENPDPLERIQRLLAERESIYRQATLHVSTDGRRIPDVVDEIIDRLWDYAEAED
- a CDS encoding 3-dehydroquinate synthase family protein; translation: MRKLKIKHPIPYPIHIGFDLEVPQAEGPRAMIFDLAVQDYAKKLAARLDISAGLGLPGGEGVKSLAAYGKALSWLAQQALPRDTTLYIVGGGSLTDLGGFIAATYLRGVSYISLPTTTLAMVDASLGNKTGINLPEGKNLVGAFHAPEGVYADLETLQTLPLPTFKQGLVEAFKHGLIAGDELLVNVEPLSLDWEGFENYLARAIAVKLQIVEADPTEQNERRKLNLGHTLAHALEGATFGTMPHGVAVAYGLLFAALLGRAHGGNDLVPTVLKLLQWLSPPPPPRFSWDDLTPFLSRDKKKVGKALNWVVPKDMGWLEIHPVLQEVLLGCYEEFLSLVSTLQSSPIPKSQTEQV